The proteins below are encoded in one region of Rhizobacter sp.:
- a CDS encoding DNA polymerase III subunit delta — MQVRADQLSAHLAKGLRPLYVVYGDEPLLSQEATDAIRAAARAAGHTERQVHTVAGAHFDWSGLLGASQAMSLFADKQLIEIRIPSGKPGKDGSEALQRYCETLSDDVVTIVTLPKLDRTQQASAWFTALDGAGVSVPVFAIERKALPAWIAQRLAAQGQRVQGGEPGQQALAFFADRVEGNLLAAHQEIQKLALLYPAGELSFEQIEAAVLNVARYDVFKLGEAVLAGQATRALRMLDGLQAEGEAAVLVHWTLANDILSLKRVRDAMNHGKPLPMALREARVWGAKERLFERAVPLLTDNALAQLVEAAQICDGLAKGLKHPDWPLDAWEGLKRLVLMLVQWTAGGGPRKTVRLALSA, encoded by the coding sequence ATGCAGGTACGCGCCGACCAGCTCTCCGCCCATCTCGCCAAGGGGCTGCGCCCGCTCTACGTCGTCTACGGCGACGAGCCGCTGCTGTCGCAGGAGGCGACCGACGCCATCCGCGCCGCGGCCCGTGCGGCCGGGCACACCGAGCGCCAGGTGCACACCGTGGCCGGTGCGCATTTCGACTGGAGCGGCCTGCTCGGCGCCTCGCAGGCGATGAGCCTCTTCGCCGACAAGCAGCTGATCGAGATCCGCATCCCCTCGGGCAAGCCCGGCAAGGACGGCTCCGAGGCCCTGCAGCGCTATTGCGAAACCTTGAGCGACGACGTGGTCACCATCGTCACGCTGCCCAAGCTCGACCGCACGCAGCAGGCGAGCGCCTGGTTCACCGCGCTCGATGGGGCCGGCGTGTCGGTGCCGGTGTTCGCGATCGAGCGCAAGGCCTTGCCGGCGTGGATCGCGCAGCGGCTGGCCGCGCAGGGCCAGCGGGTGCAGGGTGGCGAGCCTGGGCAACAGGCGCTGGCCTTCTTCGCCGACCGCGTCGAAGGCAACCTGCTCGCCGCGCACCAGGAAATCCAGAAGCTCGCGCTGCTCTACCCCGCGGGCGAGCTGAGCTTCGAGCAGATCGAGGCGGCCGTGCTCAACGTGGCGCGCTACGACGTCTTCAAGCTCGGCGAAGCCGTGCTCGCCGGCCAGGCCACGCGTGCGCTGCGCATGCTCGATGGCCTGCAGGCCGAGGGCGAAGCGGCGGTGCTGGTGCATTGGACGTTGGCCAACGACATCCTCTCGCTCAAGCGCGTGCGCGATGCGATGAACCACGGCAAGCCCTTGCCGATGGCGCTGCGCGAAGCACGCGTGTGGGGCGCGAAGGAGCGCCTCTTCGAGCGTGCCGTGCCGCTGCTCACCGACAACGCCCTGGCCCAGCTGGTGGAAGCCGCGCAGATCTGCGATGGCCTCGCCAAGGGCCTGAAGCACCCCGACTGGCCGCTCGACGCCTGGGAAGGCCTGAAGCGCCTGGTGCTGATGCTGGTGCAGTGGACGGCGGGTGGTGGGCCACGCAAGACCGTGCGGCTGGCGCTCAGCGCCTGA